The following is a genomic window from Palaeococcus ferrophilus DSM 13482.
GGACGGCATTCACCTTCATGCTCAAGGGAGCACCGTTAATCTACGCCGGCCAGGAATACGCGATAAAGAGCGCCCCAAGCCTCTTCAAGAGGGAGCCCGTCCCGTGGGAGGAAGGCGATAGGGAGTTCCTCGAGTTCTTCAAGCGCCTCCTCGATACCGTGAAGTCCGTAAGGTGCGAAAACCAGCGCGTCCACATGCCCGTCGAGGGGGTGGCCGTGGTGGAGTGCGGGAACGCCGTTGGGGTGTTCAACCTCGAGGGTAAAATAGGGAGCGTCGAGCTCGACGTCAGGGGAAGGGATGCGCTGAGCGGGAGGAGAGTAGAGAGCAGAAACGGAAGAATGGAGCTCGATTTCGAGCCCGTGATAGTTCTCCGTTGAGAACCGAAACCTTTTTTAACTCACTTCTTTACCTCTCCTCTGGGAAAGCGCGGGGGTGCCCGAGCCTGGCCAAAGGGGCCGGACTTAAGATCCGGTGGCGTAGGCCTTCGCGGGTTCAAAGCCCGTCCCCCGCACCACAGAATCACTCATCCTTCTCCTTCAGGTTTCAATGGCATGTGTGTTCCCCATCCTGCCCGCGGGGAGAACGAGCCGCGCTCCATGAAAGTTCCTTCAATCCGTTTTCAGGGCGCACCTTATGACGTCGCTTAAAACCCCGGAGACGGTCTCCTTTACCCCCGCTCCGGCCCCCCTGAGGGTGAGCTCCCCGAGGAGGTCGCTTTTTATGAGGGCAACGTTGGAGGTGCCGTGGACGGCAAGGGGCGAACCCACGGGCACTTCCACCGGTTTGACCTCAACCACACCTTTCTCCACCGTTGAGATGAGCCTTATCACCTTACCCCGCCTCTTTGCCTCCATAACCCCGTCCGGCCCGATTGAGTCTATTCCCTCCACCATTGCCCTCGAAAAGTCGAACTTCCCAAAGGCAACGTTGTGGAGGATAGCAGCTTTATAGGCCGCATCAAGCCCCTTTGTGTCCCCCTCGGGATTGGCCTCGGCTATGCCGAGCTCCTGGGCCCTTCTAAGTGCCTCCTCGAAGGAAGTGCCCTTCTCCATCTCGCTGAGGATAAAGGTGGTCGTGCCGTTCAAAACGCCCTCAATGCCGATAACCTCATCGCCCATGAGGTTTTCCCTGAGGAGGGCTATTATGGGCGTGCCCGCCATGACCGTGGCCTCGAAGCGGTATTCGAGCCCCCTCCGCTCCGCCTCGTTCGTGAGCTCGCCGTAGTGAAAGACGAGGGGTGGTTTGTTTGACGTTACCACGTGCCTCCCGTGCCTCAGGGCCTCAAGCTGCCATCTGTATGCCTCGGGGTTGGCGCTCGTCACGTCTATGAACACGTCGCTCTCCACTTCACGCGCAACCTCCGTTGGAGAGAGCTCGTAAACCTCGTAATCGTCCCCCCAGCGGGAGAGTGCTCCAAAGGTCTCCTTAACGGCGAGGGCCTCAGAAAGGTCTACCCCCTCCCCGCTCCACACAGTGGCGGAGGAATCGGAGATACTGACAACCCTGAACTCTATGCCATAGAGCTCCCTTATTTTCCTGGATTTCTCAAGAAGGGTGCGGAGGAAGCCCCTCCCCACGTTGCCAAAACCCAGAAGGGAGAGGGAAACCTCCATGGACTCACTTCCTGTTCACTATCACCTTTATTATGTCTATGTCTCTGACTATGCCGACAAGGTCGTCCTTGCCCCTTATCACGGGCAGCTGCTCGATGTGGTACTTCGTCATCTTGCTGGCTACCTCGTAGACGCTCATTCCCTCCGTTGCAACCACGAGCTCGGTGTTCATTATTGTCTCGACGGGCTTGTCGGGAAGCTTGAGTTCCTTCTTCTCGAGGAGGAGAACGGGGTGGCTCTCGAGTATCCAGTCCTCCTCACTTGACGCCACCAGTTCGGAGGATTTGAAGGTCCTGATAACCTCGCTGTCCTTGAGGAGGTCCGTCTCATCAACCATTCCCACGAGCTTGCCCTCATCGTCAATAACGGGTATGGCCATGGAGTCCGCGAGCAGGAGGGCCTTAAGGGCGGCGTTTAGCGGAGTTCCCTTCCAGACAACGCTAGTGTACTTGGTGTAGCACGGGGCTATTGAAATCTCCCTCATCTTCTCATTCTTTGAGAGGTAGCGCCTTATTATGTCGCCAACCGTGAGAACACCGACGACCTCCCCCGTCTCATCTGCCACGATGACCCTTCTGTAGTGAGAATCGAGCATCTTCCGGACTGCCTTCTTGAGGTCATCATCTGGGCGCACGATTGGAACATTCCTCTTAACCAGCATGGCCAGCTGATCCTCGTCGGGATGAAGAAGAACCCTCTTAATACTCACCATCCCGACTATCTCCTTATCGTGCCTTCTAATAACCGGAAACGCCCTGACGTTATGCTTCTTGAAAAGCTGGAGAGCATAACTCCTCGTGGCGGGCAGTTCTATAACAACCGGATTGGGGGTCATTAAACTCTTTACTTTCACTGTCACCACCGCTTTGATGTTAAACGGCACCCAACTATTTAAGGCTTTTTGGCGGGCTATTGGACATCCGGGGTAAACTTTTTAAATGCTCCCCTCAAACCACCAACGACAAGGGGCGGCTGGCTACGGCTGGCCGTCACCGTGGAGGTGAAAGGAATGGTAAGGTTGCACACGTACAAGAGAGGAAAGTCAGGTTCAAAGAAGCCCCCGAGGACTGCTCCGCCCACCTGGGTTGAGTACACCGCCGAAGAGGTTGAGGGACTCGTTGTAACCCTCGCCAAGCAGGGTTACTCAAGCGCCATGATAGGTACGATACTCAGGGACCAGTACGGAATCCCGAGCGTCAAGCTCATCACGGGCAAGAAGATAACCAAGATTCTCGAGGAGAACAACCTCGCACCCCAGATACCTGAGGACCTCATGTTCCTCATCAAGAAGGCGGTCAACCTCAGGAAGCACCTCGAGCAGCACCCGAAAGACCTTCACTCAAGGCGCGGTCTCCAGCTCGTGGAGAGCAAGATAAGGCGTCTCGTCAAGTACTACCGCAGGACGGGTAAGCTCCCGGCCAAGTGGAGGTACGACCCAGAGACCGCCAAGCTGCTGGTTCGCTGAACCCTTTCCCCTTCTTTTAAGGTGATCAAATGGATAGGGCCGCTTTCTTGGAAAAGGTTCGTGAGGGCGCGGAGCTAATCAGGATGCACACCGAGTTAGGGCACACCATACGCATTGTTTCTCACCGTGACGCCGACGGCATAACCGCGGGAGCGATCCTCGCGAAAGCGGTGGCTCGCGAGGGTGCGAGGTTTCACCTGAGCATCGTCAAGCAGCTCAGCGAGGACATAATAAAAGAGCTCGCAAAGGAGAAGCAGAAGGTGTACGTCTTCAGCGACCTCGGAAGCGGCTCCATAACGCTAATAGAGAGGTATTTGGCCGACGCCACAGTGGTTATAGCCGACCACCACCCACCCGAGGACGGGGAGATAGCGAACGACTCCCACGTTCTCGTGAACCCCACCGTGTTTGGCGCCAACAGCGTTAGAGACCTCAGCGGTTCGGGCGTGGCCTACTTCGTGGCCAGAGCTATGAACGATAGGAACCGCGATTTAAGCCCCCTCGCCCTCGTTGGTGCGGTGGGGGACATGCAGGAGATAGATGGCCAGTTCCACGGCCTCAACCTCGAGATAATAGAGGATGGAAAGGCCCTCGACTTAATCGAGATTAGAAAAGAACTCCGTCTCTTTGGAAGGGAAACGAGAACCCTCGCCCAGATGCTTGCCTATGCCTCCAACCCCGAACTTCCAGAGATTACCGGCGACCTGAGGAACGCCATCGAGTGGCTGAAAGCCAAAAACTTCGATCCGGACATGAGGTACTGGCAGCTCCGCGAGGAGGAGAAGAGGAGGCTCCACGACGCGCTGGTGGTTCACCTCATAAAGCACGACGTCCCCAAGGAGGACATAGACCGCCTTATCGGTGACGTGGTTCTCATAAAGGCCTACCCGGAGGGCGACCCGAGGCACGAGGCGAGGGAGTTCGCCACCCTTCTGAACGCCACTGGGAGGCTCAACAGGGGCACCCTTGGAGTTGCAATATGCCTCGGAGATGAGGGCGCCTACAGGGAAGCGGTAAAGCTCGTCGAGGAGTACAAGCGCGAACAGATAGAGATGAGACGGTACATAATCCAGAACTGGGGAAGCATCGTCGAGAAGGAGCACGCTTACGTTTTCTACGCCGGGAAGGACATAAAGGACACCATGGTGGGCATAGCGGCCAACATGGCAATAAACGCCGGCCTCGCGAATCCTGAGAAGCCGGTCATAATCGTGGCCGACAGCGAGGAGGACGGTGAGCTCGTCAAGGCATCCGCGAGGACTACGGAGAGGGCGCTCAAGAAGGGATACCACCTTGGGGAGGCCCTCAGGGAAGTGGCCGAAAAGATAGGCGGAGAGGGCGGCGGACACGCGATAGCGGCGGGAATACGCTTCCCACAGAAGAAGCTCGACGAGTTCATAGAACTCATTGACAGGGCCCTTGGAAGGCAGGTGAGGGGCGATGAAAATTAGGGCGAGGGCGTACATAGAGTGGGACTACGGGGAGAACGCGAGGGCCATAGCAGAGGCAGTTGAGGTGGACAACCTCAACCTTCCGGAGAACCTAAACTTTAAAACCCTCTGGGAAGAGGGCAGGGTGATAACAAAAGTTAAATACTCCGGTGAGATTGAGAGTTTCATAGCGGCAATGGATGATTTGGTGTTTTCGGTCAAAATAGCCGAAGACGTAACCTCTCAAAATAATTTAGTGAAAAGGGAAGGATCGGAGGTGTGAAAATGGCAAAAGCAAGGTCGAAGAGGCAGGTTGCGGCTGCCAAGGATAAGTGGAAGTCAAAAGAGTGGTTCGTGGTTTACGCTCCAGAATTTTTCGGAAGCAGGGAGATAGGACTCACCCCGGCCGACGACCCCGAGAAGGTCAAGGGAAGGATCATCGAGACGACCCTCAAGGACCTCACTGGAGACTTCACCAAGGGCCAGGTCAAGCTCTACTTCCAGATTTACGACGTCAAGGGTCAGAACGCCTACACCAAGTTCAAGGGTCACAAGCTCTCAAGGAGCTACATCCGCTCACTCGTCAGGAGGAGAACCACCCGCGTTGATGGCATATTCAACGTCACCACAAAGGACGGTTACAAGCTCCGCGTCATGGGAATGGTCGTCGCCTACAGGAGGATCCAGACCAGCCAGGAGAGGGCCATCAGGGCCATAATAAAGGACATAATCTACAAGAAGGCCGAAGAGCTCAACTTCGCCGACTTCGTCCTCGAGAGCGTTAGCGGAAAGATCGGGGCTGAGATAGCCAAGGAAGCGAGGAAGATATACCCGCTCAAGAGGGCGGAAGTCAGGAAGATAAAGGTTCTCGCAGAGCCGGAGGCGTGAAGCCTCTACTTCTCCCATTTCCTCACGGCGGATGAGGAGATGGCGGATTGCTGAGAAGTGATGACGACCTTAGGGTCTGACGCCAGATTAAAAAGTGAAAAGGGTTTACCATTTGCTTTCGTCAAGTTCTCCCTCCGTCTTTGCCACTATAGTTGTTCCGGCGAGATCGCCCGTGACGTTGACCATCGTTCTTCCCATGTCCAGTATGGCGTCTATTCCGAGTATCATGGCGTAGGCCAATGCAACGGGACTCCCAGCCGTCAGCTCAAGCCCAACGCTCTGGAGGACCATCGCGAGCATTATCGCCCCGGCACCAGGAACTCCGGCGGTTCCTATTGAGGCAAGAACTGCCGTAAGCACAATCACAAGCTGCTGGCCGAATGTGAGGGGTTGTCCTATCGCGTTTGCCACGAAGAGAACCGTGACTCCCTGGTAGAGCGCCGTTCCGTCCATGTTTATCGTGGCACCGAGGGGCAGGGTGAAGGAGAATATGCTCTCGTCAATCCCCATGTTCTCCTCGGCAACGCGCATCGTAACTGGCAGCGTTCCGCTTGAGCTCCTTGTCACGAAGGCGGTAATCATGGCGTCCTTGGCCTTCGAGAGGAACTTGAGGGGGTCTATGCCGAAGCCCTTGAGAAGGACGAAGTAAACGATGGCTATCTGGAGTATGAGGCCGAGATAAACCGCGACCACCACCTTCGCGAGCGGGCCAACGACCTTCGTCCCCTGATCGGCCATGACGTAGGCGATGAGGGCGAACACACCTATGGGCGCGTACTGCATGACACCCCTGACTATGAGGTACATTGCCTCGGCGAGACCATCGAAGAACCTCAGGACGGTCTTTCCGGCCGTTTTGATCCTCTCGTCATCGGAGTTGACCAGGTAGCTCAGCGCTATTCCGAGCACTATTGCGAAGAATATCGTGGGAAGCACGTCTCCGCTTGAGAGCGCTCCGAAGGGGTTCTTGGGTACTATGTTGAGCAGCGTGGAGACGATGGACGGGGCGCTCGCCTGTATGGCCTTTCCTTCTCCCGTGCCGAGACTTATTCCCGTGCCGACTCTGAAGAGGTTGCCCATCAGGAGCCCGAAGAACACGGCGAAGGCCGATGTGAGGAGGTAGTAAACCACTATCTTAATCCCCACCCTTCCGAGCTTCGCGGGGCTTATGCTCGCCGCTCCGACGACGAGGGAGGCCAGGATTATGGGCATCACTAGCATTTTGAGCAGTCTAACGAAGAGGTCACCGAAGGGCTTGATGTAGGTCTTGACTGCCTCGGTGTAGCCGGCGTAGCCGAGTATTAAGCCCACCACTGCACCCAAAATCAGCCCCAGCAGTATCTTCTGCAGAATCGGATAGTCGAGATACCTTCTTATAATCCCCAATCGCAACACCTCGCCATTGTTGTATATCCGTGTTTATGGCAGCATTTCTTTGTACCTTTACGTATATAAATGCTGTGGCTCCCATGACACGCATTTCGATAAACTCCAAAGAATAGAAGGAGTGCCGAATCGTCATCTCGTCAGTTGAACCTTATGGAAACGTCCCCGTAGAGAATCCTAGTTACTCTCCCCCCAACGTCCACAAGGAGGCATCCATCGTCGTCCACATCCAGAGCGACACCCTCAAAGGGCTCATCGCCAAGGACGCGAACCCTTGTCCCGAGTATCGCCCTCGAGCGCCACTCCTCCAGAACCCTGGCCCTATCCTTCAGGAAGACGGAGTACCATAAATCCAGAGCCTCAACGAGCGTCCTAAAGAACTCCGGAAGCGGAACTTCCCTGCCCAGAACATCCTTGAGCGAAATCCCCTCCTCGGGAGCAGGGTTGTTCACGTTGATTCCCATGCCGAGGACGACGTGATTGACCTCCTCCAGAAAGCTGGCCTCCGAGAGTATCCCACACACCTTCTTTCCGTTCACCAGAACATCGTTGGGCCACTTTATCCTGCCCTCCACACCCCATGCTTTCAAAGCGTCCGTAACGGCCAGGGCCCCAACGAAGACGAGCTTCGGAACTTCGGAGGGGGGAATCCTCGGCTTGAGGATAACGCTCATCCACAGGCCTCCCCTCGATGAGACCCACGAACGCCCTTTTCGTCCCCTTCCCCTCGTCTGCACGTCCGCCACCACGACGGTTCCCTCGTCCTCGCGGGCGGCTATCGAGCGGGCGTAATCATTGGTGGAGCCAACCTCCCGGAGGTAGATAACCTTCCGACCGATGAGCTTTGATCCAATTCCCAGCATGCTCCCACCGAAACCGTTTTGGGGGAGGAGGTTAATAGTGTTTCGAGGGCAAAGTTTAAATTATTCCAAACTCATGTATCACCAGGGGTGAATAACATGGATGCCTACCAGAGCGTTGGGATTAGGAGAAGGCTTAAGAGGTTCTTCCGCAGGGACGGAAGGGCTTTGATATTCGCCATGGACCACGGCTTCGAGCACGGGCCGACGGACTTTGAAGAGCACTGGGAGCACGTTAACCCGAAGGTCATTATAAGAAAGGTCGTCAGGGCCGGAATAGACGGCGTCATGATGCTCCCCGGCATTGTCAGAATAGCCGGCGATGAGCTCAAGCCCGACACGGGGCTTATGATAAAGCTCACGAGCAAGACGAACCTCAGGCCCAAGGATGATCAGCTCCTCCAGAGCCAGCTGGGCTTCGTTGAGGACGCCATAAAGCTCGGCGCCGATGCGATAGCGGCAACCGTTTACTGGGGCTCACCTCAAGAAGACGTTATGATGCGCCAGTTCGCGGAGATAGCGAGCTACGCCCACGATTTGGGCTTCCCGGTGGTCCAGTTCGCCTATCCACGCGGCCCGTACATCAACGAGCGCTACGGTAAAAAGGAAGACTACCGTGTAGTTATGTACGGCGCGAGGGCGGCGGCGGAGAGCGGCGCGGACATGATAAAGACCTACTGGACCGGCTCAAGGGAGACATTCGCCAAGGTCGTTGATGCCGCCGCTGGAGTGCCAGTTCTCCTCAGTGGAGGGGCGAAGACCGACAACCCGGTTGACTTCCTCAAGCTCGTGTGGGAGGTCATTGAGGCCGGTGGCTCTGGAGCCGTCGTCGGAAGGAACATCTTCCAGCGCGAGAACCCAGAACCTTTCATAAAGGCTCTCCTCAAGGTCGTCCACAGGAACGAGGACCCTGAGGAGGCTGCGAAAGCCGAGGGGCTTCTCTGACTCCTCATTTCACATTTTTGGCCAGCAAGTTAAATATAGCTCTTCTCCATTAGTCTTAACCGGAGGTGAGGGGGAATGGTGAGGGTAATAGACACGACCTTTAGGGACGCTCATCAGTCACTCATAGCAACCCGCCTGCAGACGGAGGACATGCTTGCCATAGCCGAGAAGATGGACAGGATAGGATTCTACTCCATGGAGGTCTGGGGAGGGGCAACATTCGACGTCTCCATACGCTACCTCAACGAGGACCCATGGGAGCGCCTAAGGCTCCTGAGGGAACACATAAAGAGAACAAAGCTCCAGATGCTCCTCCGCGGCCAGAACCTCGTTGGATACAAACACTACCCTGATGATGTTGTTGAAAAGTTCGTAGAGCTGGCCCACAGGAACGGGATAGAGGTATTCCGCGTCTTCGATGCCCTCAACGACGTGAGGAACATGGAGGTGGCGATAAGGAAGGCCAAGGAAGTCGGCGCCGAGGTTCAGGGGGCGATAGCCTACACTACCGGCAAGGTGTTCACACTGGAATACTACATGAAGAAGGTCGAGGAGCTCCTTGCCCTGGAGGTTGACGTCATAACCATCAAGGACATGGCGGCCCTACTGACGCCCTGGAAGGCCTACGAACTCGTCAGCGAGATAAAGGAGAGATACGGCATCCCGGTCAACGTTCACACCCACTCAACCACCGGAATGGCGGTCGCGACCTACCTAAAAGCTATCGAGGCCGGGGCAGACTTCATAGACACCGCCATAAGCCCGCTCGCCTTTGGAACGGCCCAGCCCGGCATACAGACCATATGGCATGCCATTCCTGAGACTCTCGAAGACCTCGACCGCGAGCTCATTCACGAGGTCTCGCGCTACCTCAAGAAACTCCTAGACGAGAAGTACTCGGGCCTGCTGCCCAAGGAGGCCCTCATGGTCAACCCCTACGTCCTCAAGTACCAGGTTCCGGGCGGAATGTACTCCAACCTCATAAGCCAGCTCAAGGAGATGAAGGCCCTCGACAGATTGAATGAAGTCCTCGAGGAGATACCGCGTGTTAGGGAAGACCTCGGCTGGCCGCCGCTTGTCACTCCCACCAGCCAGATAGTTGGCACCCAGGCGGTCCTCAACGTCCTCTTTGGGAGGTACGAGCGGGTAACCGAGGAGGTCAAGAACTACATCAAGGGACTCTACGGAAGGCCGCCGGCGGAAATAAATCCAGAGCTCAAGAAGAAGGTGCTCGGAGACGAGGAGCCGATAACGGTAAGGCCCGGCAAGCTTTTGGAGCCGGCCCTCGAGAAATGCAGGAAAGAACTTGAGAAGCTCGGAATCGAGAGGGAGGAGGACGTCCTCACCTACTGCCTCTTCCCGCAGACAGCGAGGGAGTTCTTTGAGGCGAGAAGGACCGGGAGGAAAGGGCCGAAGATGCCACCAAGGGTGCAGAGGTTGAAACTCTACGTGAACGGCGTCGAGTTCGAGGTCGGACTCGAGGGGGTTGACCTTAGCGCGCTGAAATACATGCCTTCGATGGCGGGCATCATGCCAACCTCAACGCCTCAAACCACGGCAACGGTTCCAACGGCCGCTCCAAGTGCTCCAACCACAGCTACAACACCAACTCCCGCCGCAGGCGAGGGCGTTGTCACTGCTCCGATGCCCGGAAAAATCCTTAGAATCCTCGTTAAGGAGGGCGAGGAGGTCAAGACGGGTCAGGGGCTTCTCGTGCTCGAGGCAATGAAGATGGAGAACGAGATTCCCTCACCGATGGACGGCGTCGTTAAGAGGGTACTCGTGAGGGAGGGTGAAACCGTGGACACGGGAAGGGCATTGGTGGAGCTGGGCTGACCCTTCCCATTTCAGGTTTGAGGTTCACTCCAAAATCGGGTTGAGGTTCCCTCAAAGAACCTATCAAAGCCGTTTAACTTGAGAGAGTAAAGTGAAATTTGCTTCTTTTTAACAATCCTCCAACAAATTCCGAATTTTGTTAGGTTGAAGCCGCGAGGCGCCGAAAAGCATTTATATGGACATAATATTACATTACTGAGAAAATCTTCACGGGGGTGCTGAAATGAACTCCGCTGTGGTAATTTTGGTGGCCGCGGTCATATACGTGGCCATGTACTTCACGTACGGAAAGAATCTGCAGAATAAGGTAGTTAAGGCCGACCCCAACAAACCAACACCGGCCCACGCACTCTACGATGGTGTGGATTACGTCCCAGCCCACCCGCTGGTTCTCTACGGACACCACTTCGCTTCGATTGCAGGAGCCGGACCGATAGTCGGTCCTGCAGTGGCAATGGCATGGGGATGGCTGCCAGGACTCATCTGGGTCTGGTTCGGAAACGTCTTCATCGGTGCCGTCCATGACTATCTCGCACTGATGTCCTCCGTCCGCTACGATGGTAAGTCCGTCCAGTGGATTGCAGGAAAGCTCATGAGCAAGAGGACGGGAATAGCGTTCGAGGTCTACATATGGTTCGCCCTCCTCCTCGTTGTGGCCGCGTTCACCTCGGTCATAGCGGGAATATACTCAAAGACCCCTGAGGCTGCCACCGCTTCGCTGCTCTTCCTGGTCTCGGCGGTTATCGTAGGCTACCTCATGTACAAGACGAGCCTCCACTTCGCCGGGGCGACGGTCATAGGCCTTATCCTCGTAGCAATCTCAGTCTGGCTCGGCTTCAAGTTCCCGATACACGCCACATACCACCAGTGGGCACTCTTCCTCCTCGTGTACATCGTCGTGGCGGCGTCACTTCCGGTCTGGATACTCCTGCAGCCAAGGGATTACCTCAACGCATATCTGCTGTGGTTCGGCCTCATACTCGGTGGCCTTGCCTTCATCGTTATAGGGGGCAAGGGAACCTTCACCGCACCGGCCTTCACCACCTGGAGCGCTCACGTCGTCGGTGGAAAGCCCTCACCATTCTGGCCCACGATACCCCTCGTTATCGCCTGTGGTGCCCTCAGCGGATTCCACTCTATAGTCGGTTCCGGAACCTCATCAAAGCAGCTTGACAACGAGATACACGGTCTCATGGTCGGCTACGGTGGAATGTTCACCGAGGGCTTCCTCTCAACCATCGTTATAGCCTCGATAGCGGTCTACGGCTTCCAGGTCTTCTCCGATGCCGGCCTCAGCATAACGGCGGGCGACTGGGCTGCCAAGTACGCACCCCTTGTGGCCAGCAAGGTAGGAAAGACCGGAATCTTCGCCAAGAGCTACGCCTACGGTCTAACTAACGCCTTTGGCATTGACTATAAGTTCGGTGTGGTCTTCGCGAGCCTCTGGGTTTCAGCCTTCGCCCTAACCTCGCTCGACACCGCTACGAGGCTTGGCCGCTTTGCCTGGCAGGAAGTCTTTGGGATGGTCGTTGACACCAGCGAGGGCTTCTGGAAGACCGTTACCAACAAGTGGGTCGCTTCGGTGATAATAGCCATCCTCGGTGTTCTCCTTGCATGGGGCAACCAGTGGCTCATCCTCTGGCCGGCCTTCAGCGGTATGAACCAGATGCTCGCGAGCATTGCAATGATGACCGCCGCCCTCTGGGTCGCCAAGATACAGAAGGCAGGGAAGTGGACGTGGGCTGTGCTCATACCGGCGCTCTTCCTCTGGATCACAGTGACCCTAGCACTTGGCTGGTTCCTCGTGGTAGTGGTGCCGGGAATAGGAGACCCGCTGACGAAGTACAGCGTCGGCCTCATAACCCTCGTCGGCCTTCTCCTCAACCTGCTCCTCGCCTTTGACTTCTGGGGAGCCTGGCAGAAGCCGACGGAAGAGTACGAGGCTGCAAAGGCCTGAAGGCTTTTCCTTTTTACTCCTTTTTGGGGGAAGATTCATGAACACGAAAAAGATTCTCTACTGGATTTCAGCCCCTATCCGCGTCCTGTGGGAGTTCCACAAGGGATTTGAGCTGTACTACGTTAGGGGAATTGAATGGGAGGAAGAGGAACTCGAAAACATCTTCGCGCTCATACTGTTTGGGGACTACATCGGGCTCCCCCATCCGCCAACGGAGTTGAGTTTCCGGTTGCTCCCCCACGTAATCAGGGAGCTCTACGTTATGGAAGAGAAGAGCACGAAAGAGTTCTCACT
Proteins encoded in this region:
- a CDS encoding homoserine dehydrogenase, coding for MEVSLSLLGFGNVGRGFLRTLLEKSRKIRELYGIEFRVVSISDSSATVWSGEGVDLSEALAVKETFGALSRWGDDYEVYELSPTEVAREVESDVFIDVTSANPEAYRWQLEALRHGRHVVTSNKPPLVFHYGELTNEAERRGLEYRFEATVMAGTPIIALLRENLMGDEVIGIEGVLNGTTTFILSEMEKGTSFEEALRRAQELGIAEANPEGDTKGLDAAYKAAILHNVAFGKFDFSRAMVEGIDSIGPDGVMEAKRRGKVIRLISTVEKGVVEVKPVEVPVGSPLAVHGTSNVALIKSDLLGELTLRGAGAGVKETVSGVLSDVIRCALKTD
- a CDS encoding CBS domain-containing protein, coding for MKVKSLMTPNPVVIELPATRSYALQLFKKHNVRAFPVIRRHDKEIVGMVSIKRVLLHPDEDQLAMLVKRNVPIVRPDDDLKKAVRKMLDSHYRRVIVADETGEVVGVLTVGDIIRRYLSKNEKMREISIAPCYTKYTSVVWKGTPLNAALKALLLADSMAIPVIDDEGKLVGMVDETDLLKDSEVIRTFKSSELVASSEEDWILESHPVLLLEKKELKLPDKPVETIMNTELVVATEGMSVYEVASKMTKYHIEQLPVIRGKDDLVGIVRDIDIIKVIVNRK
- a CDS encoding 30S ribosomal protein S15; the encoded protein is MVRLHTYKRGKSGSKKPPRTAPPTWVEYTAEEVEGLVVTLAKQGYSSAMIGTILRDQYGIPSVKLITGKKITKILEENNLAPQIPEDLMFLIKKAVNLRKHLEQHPKDLHSRRGLQLVESKIRRLVKYYRRTGKLPAKWRYDPETAKLLVR
- a CDS encoding single-stranded-DNA-specific exonuclease RecJ, which produces MDRAAFLEKVREGAELIRMHTELGHTIRIVSHRDADGITAGAILAKAVAREGARFHLSIVKQLSEDIIKELAKEKQKVYVFSDLGSGSITLIERYLADATVVIADHHPPEDGEIANDSHVLVNPTVFGANSVRDLSGSGVAYFVARAMNDRNRDLSPLALVGAVGDMQEIDGQFHGLNLEIIEDGKALDLIEIRKELRLFGRETRTLAQMLAYASNPELPEITGDLRNAIEWLKAKNFDPDMRYWQLREEEKRRLHDALVVHLIKHDVPKEDIDRLIGDVVLIKAYPEGDPRHEAREFATLLNATGRLNRGTLGVAICLGDEGAYREAVKLVEEYKREQIEMRRYIIQNWGSIVEKEHAYVFYAGKDIKDTMVGIAANMAINAGLANPEKPVIIVADSEEDGELVKASARTTERALKKGYHLGEALREVAEKIGGEGGGHAIAAGIRFPQKKLDEFIELIDRALGRQVRGDEN
- a CDS encoding KEOPS complex subunit Pcc1, whose product is MKIRARAYIEWDYGENARAIAEAVEVDNLNLPENLNFKTLWEEGRVITKVKYSGEIESFIAAMDDLVFSVKIAEDVTSQNNLVKREGSEV
- a CDS encoding 30S ribosomal protein S3ae, whose translation is MAKARSKRQVAAAKDKWKSKEWFVVYAPEFFGSREIGLTPADDPEKVKGRIIETTLKDLTGDFTKGQVKLYFQIYDVKGQNAYTKFKGHKLSRSYIRSLVRRRTTRVDGIFNVTTKDGYKLRVMGMVVAYRRIQTSQERAIRAIIKDIIYKKAEELNFADFVLESVSGKIGAEIAKEARKIYPLKRAEVRKIKVLAEPEA
- a CDS encoding dicarboxylate/amino acid:cation symporter, coding for MGIIRRYLDYPILQKILLGLILGAVVGLILGYAGYTEAVKTYIKPFGDLFVRLLKMLVMPIILASLVVGAASISPAKLGRVGIKIVVYYLLTSAFAVFFGLLMGNLFRVGTGISLGTGEGKAIQASAPSIVSTLLNIVPKNPFGALSSGDVLPTIFFAIVLGIALSYLVNSDDERIKTAGKTVLRFFDGLAEAMYLIVRGVMQYAPIGVFALIAYVMADQGTKVVGPLAKVVVAVYLGLILQIAIVYFVLLKGFGIDPLKFLSKAKDAMITAFVTRSSSGTLPVTMRVAEENMGIDESIFSFTLPLGATINMDGTALYQGVTVLFVANAIGQPLTFGQQLVIVLTAVLASIGTAGVPGAGAIMLAMVLQSVGLELTAGSPVALAYAMILGIDAILDMGRTMVNVTGDLAGTTIVAKTEGELDESKW
- a CDS encoding biotin--[acetyl-CoA-carboxylase] ligase → MLGIGSKLIGRKVIYLREVGSTNDYARSIAAREDEGTVVVADVQTRGRGRKGRSWVSSRGGLWMSVILKPRIPPSEVPKLVFVGALAVTDALKAWGVEGRIKWPNDVLVNGKKVCGILSEASFLEEVNHVVLGMGINVNNPAPEEGISLKDVLGREVPLPEFFRTLVEALDLWYSVFLKDRARVLEEWRSRAILGTRVRVLGDEPFEGVALDVDDDGCLLVDVGGRVTRILYGDVSIRFN
- the fba gene encoding class I fructose-bisphosphate aldolase, with protein sequence MDAYQSVGIRRRLKRFFRRDGRALIFAMDHGFEHGPTDFEEHWEHVNPKVIIRKVVRAGIDGVMMLPGIVRIAGDELKPDTGLMIKLTSKTNLRPKDDQLLQSQLGFVEDAIKLGADAIAATVYWGSPQEDVMMRQFAEIASYAHDLGFPVVQFAYPRGPYINERYGKKEDYRVVMYGARAAAESGADMIKTYWTGSRETFAKVVDAAAGVPVLLSGGAKTDNPVDFLKLVWEVIEAGGSGAVVGRNIFQRENPEPFIKALLKVVHRNEDPEEAAKAEGLL